In Pseudonocardia autotrophica, one DNA window encodes the following:
- a CDS encoding DUF305 domain-containing protein, giving the protein MTIKKMALATTAVTAALALSACGGGEATGSAGQAPPAPTSSAAGQQVSADHNDADIAFAQGMIPHHRQAVDMANLAADRAESDQVKQLATAIQQAQGPEIQQLQGFLAAWGAPESGDMPGMGQEHNMPGMEQNGMSGMSGMMSDQQMQQLEQASGVEFDRMWLQMMIAHHEGAVQMAQTELRDGRNPEAKALAQKIIDAQQTEITQMQEMLG; this is encoded by the coding sequence ATGACGATCAAGAAGATGGCGCTCGCCACGACGGCGGTCACTGCGGCCCTCGCCCTGTCCGCGTGCGGCGGTGGGGAGGCCACCGGCTCGGCCGGCCAGGCACCGCCCGCGCCGACCTCGTCTGCGGCGGGCCAGCAGGTTTCGGCCGATCACAATGATGCCGACATCGCTTTCGCCCAGGGCATGATCCCTCATCACCGGCAGGCGGTCGACATGGCCAATCTGGCGGCCGACCGTGCCGAGAGCGACCAGGTCAAGCAGCTCGCTACCGCGATCCAGCAGGCGCAGGGTCCCGAGATCCAGCAGCTGCAGGGCTTCCTCGCCGCATGGGGCGCGCCCGAGTCCGGTGACATGCCGGGCATGGGCCAGGAGCACAACATGCCCGGGATGGAGCAGAACGGCATGTCCGGGATGTCGGGCATGATGAGTGATCAGCAGATGCAGCAGCTCGAGCAGGCATCCGGTGTCGAGTTCGACCGGATGTGGCTGCAGATGATGATCGCCCACCACGAGGGTGCCGTGCAGATGGCGCAGACGGAACTGCGCGACGGCCGCAACCCGGAGGCGAAGGCGCTCGCCCAGAAGATCATCGATGCCCAGCAGACCGAGATCACTCAGATGCAGGAGATGCTCGGCTAA
- a CDS encoding M23 family metallopeptidase, whose amino-acid sequence MVLTEALPSVLDGDDVLLLGVGELFTTGGAVAPEAAVPDPALIDAGAVPARAPMLREPQVVSAADLVAAAGLDQPPAEQAARAAVQATSAVEQAARAAQEARAAESSALEAARTGGDADTTTGSATATGSSVQMMVGRVSSGFGPRWDAQHKGLDIAAPIGTPIRVPLDGTVISSGPASGFGLWVRVRHTDGTITLYGHIDRTLVEVGQRVSAGEVIAEVGNRGQSTGPHLHFEVIEPGGDNINPTPWLAGQGIDFT is encoded by the coding sequence ATGGTGCTGACCGAGGCACTGCCGTCCGTGCTCGACGGTGACGACGTCCTCCTGCTCGGCGTTGGCGAGCTGTTCACTACCGGAGGTGCGGTCGCACCGGAGGCGGCCGTCCCGGATCCCGCCCTTATTGACGCAGGGGCTGTGCCAGCTAGGGCGCCGATGCTGCGCGAGCCGCAGGTCGTCAGCGCCGCCGATCTGGTCGCGGCGGCCGGACTCGACCAGCCCCCTGCCGAGCAGGCCGCCCGTGCCGCCGTGCAGGCAACCAGCGCCGTCGAGCAGGCTGCCCGGGCCGCGCAGGAGGCACGAGCCGCCGAGAGTTCTGCACTTGAGGCGGCCCGGACGGGCGGGGACGCTGACACGACGACGGGGTCGGCCACCGCCACAGGCAGCAGCGTGCAAATGATGGTGGGACGTGTCAGCTCCGGCTTCGGCCCGCGCTGGGATGCACAGCATAAGGGCCTCGACATCGCGGCACCGATCGGCACCCCGATCCGAGTCCCGCTCGATGGGACTGTGATCAGCTCTGGGCCGGCGAGCGGATTCGGGCTCTGGGTGCGGGTGCGGCACACCGACGGCACCATCACCCTCTACGGACACATCGACCGCACGTTGGTTGAGGTCGGGCAGCGAGTATCGGCGGGCGAGGTCATCGCCGAGGTCGGCAACCGCGGTCAATCCACCGGTCCGCATCTACATTTCGAGGTCATCGAGCCGGGTGGCGACAACATTAATCCGACCCCATGGCTTGCCGGGCAGGGAATCGACTTCACCTAG
- a CDS encoding metal ABC transporter solute-binding protein, Zn/Mn family: MAGVAALPLVLSACGAGQGEAPAGPEAAQVRIVVSTDAWGSVARAVGGDHVQVDSIIEGMNAVPHGYEATPQDATTVGDAQLILMNGGGYDGFMTGLVDASGSRAPVVDAVEASGLEGVPEAGDRGHEGESPAEHAAHAGEEGADHGSFNEHVWYDPATVQKVAQQLADRLAEIDPPAAQTFRGNAQTIGNDIANLTSKAAEIGRAHPRARVAVTEPVPNYLLDAAGVQDVTPPEFSAAVEEGTDPPAAVVAQMLDLFRTQPSVDALILNTQTQSATTDQVRAAAEQAGVPVIEMSETLPDGAGDYVQWMNGNLDALAEALNR; encoded by the coding sequence GTGGCCGGGGTAGCCGCGCTGCCCCTTGTGCTGTCTGCCTGTGGGGCCGGCCAGGGCGAGGCGCCCGCCGGCCCGGAGGCCGCTCAGGTTCGGATCGTCGTATCCACCGATGCCTGGGGCTCCGTAGCGCGAGCCGTCGGCGGCGACCACGTCCAGGTCGACTCGATCATCGAGGGGATGAACGCGGTTCCGCACGGCTACGAGGCGACCCCGCAGGACGCGACTACCGTCGGCGACGCCCAGCTGATTCTCATGAACGGTGGTGGGTACGACGGGTTCATGACCGGCCTGGTCGATGCCTCCGGCAGCCGGGCCCCGGTCGTCGACGCCGTCGAGGCCTCCGGGCTCGAGGGCGTGCCCGAAGCGGGCGACCGCGGCCACGAAGGCGAAAGCCCCGCAGAGCATGCGGCGCACGCCGGTGAGGAGGGCGCAGATCACGGCTCGTTCAACGAGCACGTCTGGTACGACCCGGCCACCGTGCAGAAGGTCGCGCAGCAGCTCGCTGACCGGCTCGCCGAGATCGACCCGCCCGCCGCCCAGACCTTCCGCGGCAACGCCCAGACCATCGGCAACGACATCGCGAATCTGACCAGTAAGGCCGCCGAGATCGGCCGGGCGCACCCGCGAGCCCGAGTGGCCGTCACCGAACCGGTGCCGAACTACCTGCTCGATGCAGCGGGAGTGCAGGATGTGACGCCGCCGGAGTTCTCGGCTGCGGTCGAGGAGGGCACCGATCCGCCGGCCGCTGTCGTCGCCCAGATGCTGGATCTGTTCCGCACCCAGCCCTCGGTCGACGCGCTGATCCTCAACACTCAGACGCAGTCCGCCACCACCGATCAGGTCCGCGCCGCCGCCGAGCAGGCAGGCGTCCCGGTGATCGAGATGTCGGAAACGCTGCCTGACGGCGCCGGCGACTATGTGCAGTGGATGAACGGCAACCTCGACGCGCTCGCCGAGGCACTCAACCGTTGA
- a CDS encoding DUF1490 family protein has translation MLVFAAVAGKAASLVASGLAGAVAYDGVKRVVRSGAVREAAVTATTWGLRGARAAETGAEKARLTTADIVSEARGRIGEQTPAPGAGDGHGHGHEH, from the coding sequence GTGCTCGTGTTCGCAGCAGTGGCCGGGAAGGCCGCGAGCCTGGTGGCCAGCGGCTTGGCCGGGGCCGTGGCGTACGACGGCGTGAAGCGGGTGGTCCGCTCCGGTGCAGTTCGCGAGGCCGCGGTGACCGCGACGACGTGGGGCCTGCGCGGGGCTCGCGCCGCGGAGACCGGCGCCGAGAAGGCCCGTCTGACGACTGCGGACATCGTGAGCGAGGCCCGCGGCCGGATCGGCGAGCAGACCCCCGCACCGGGCGCCGGTGATGGGCACGGTCACGGCCACGAGCACTGA
- a CDS encoding heavy metal translocating P-type ATPase: MHAYPRTGSVVVWYRDGCDGIELREAISKGLGADPEATVARTPRSADTQHGEFARLVVGGIALAALGFRRYGLRRPPVLGPTSRTVAAGVTIFTGYPFLRGALRSLTGGRGAGTDALVSAATVASLVLRENVVALTVLWLLNIGEYLQDLTLRRSRRAISDLLTGATTRTWIRLADGSEVEVGIDDLVLGDEVVVHERIVLPVDGEVVGGEGVVDQAAITGEQLPVSVAPGTTLHAGSVLLRGRIVVRATAVGQDTAIGRILERVEQAQGDRAPIQTVGENFSRRFVPASFLLAGLTLLATRDVRRAMTMLLVACPCAVGLSTPTAISAAIGNGARRGILIKGGAHLEAAGRVDAIVFDKTGTLTQGRPVVTNVIAFHDDWTPEQVLAYSASSEIHSRHPLAQAVIRSTEERRIEIPPHEQCEVLLGQGMRVQADGRVLLIGSRELLRAQGVKVSRRAADWVRKLQRASETPLLLAVDGELVGLVSLRDTIRPEVGDVLVKLRADGVRRIVMLTGDHPRTAQAVAGQLGIDEYRAQVMPEDKQDVVRALQAEGHTVAMVGDGTNDAPALALADIGIAMGAAGTDVAVETADVALAADDLNALLDLRDLGRRSITLIRQNYGMSIAVNAAGLLVSAVGAMSPVVAAILHNASSVAVVGNSSRLIRYRIPTNMSTSLTEGPLPGSVRATVRTPADRV; the protein is encoded by the coding sequence GTGCATGCCTACCCGCGCACCGGCAGCGTCGTCGTCTGGTACCGCGACGGATGCGACGGGATCGAGTTGCGCGAGGCGATCAGCAAGGGCCTCGGCGCCGATCCGGAGGCGACCGTGGCCCGCACCCCGCGTTCGGCCGATACCCAACACGGGGAGTTCGCCCGTCTCGTGGTGGGCGGGATCGCGCTGGCCGCGCTCGGGTTCCGCCGCTACGGCCTGCGCCGTCCGCCGGTGCTCGGGCCGACCAGCCGTACCGTCGCCGCCGGTGTCACGATCTTCACCGGGTACCCGTTCCTGCGTGGCGCGCTGCGCTCGCTGACCGGTGGACGCGGCGCCGGTACCGACGCGCTGGTCTCCGCCGCGACGGTGGCCAGCCTGGTGCTGCGGGAGAACGTCGTCGCACTCACCGTGTTGTGGTTGCTCAACATCGGCGAGTACCTGCAGGACCTGACGCTGCGCCGCTCCCGCCGGGCGATCTCCGATCTGCTGACCGGCGCCACGACTCGGACCTGGATTCGCCTGGCGGACGGCAGCGAGGTCGAGGTCGGCATCGACGACCTGGTGCTCGGCGACGAGGTCGTGGTGCACGAACGGATCGTGCTACCGGTCGACGGCGAGGTCGTCGGGGGCGAGGGCGTCGTCGACCAGGCGGCGATCACCGGTGAGCAGCTGCCGGTCTCGGTCGCGCCCGGCACGACCCTGCACGCCGGCTCGGTGCTGCTGCGCGGGCGGATCGTCGTCCGGGCGACCGCGGTCGGCCAGGACACCGCCATCGGTCGCATCCTCGAGCGGGTCGAGCAGGCCCAGGGCGACCGCGCGCCGATCCAGACCGTCGGGGAGAACTTCTCCCGCCGGTTCGTGCCGGCGTCGTTCCTCCTCGCCGGTCTCACCCTGCTGGCCACCCGGGACGTCCGCCGCGCGATGACGATGCTGCTCGTCGCCTGCCCGTGCGCTGTCGGCCTGTCGACACCGACCGCGATCAGCGCCGCGATCGGCAACGGCGCCCGCCGCGGCATTCTGATCAAGGGTGGCGCGCATCTGGAGGCCGCCGGACGGGTCGACGCGATCGTGTTCGACAAGACCGGCACACTGACCCAGGGGCGCCCGGTCGTCACGAACGTCATCGCGTTCCACGACGACTGGACACCCGAGCAGGTGCTGGCCTACTCGGCGTCGTCCGAGATCCACTCCCGACATCCGCTGGCGCAGGCGGTCATCCGCTCCACCGAGGAGCGGCGAATCGAGATCCCGCCGCACGAGCAGTGCGAGGTGCTGCTCGGCCAAGGCATGCGGGTGCAGGCCGATGGCCGCGTACTGCTCATCGGCTCCCGGGAGCTACTGCGCGCGCAAGGTGTGAAGGTCAGCCGCAGGGCCGCCGACTGGGTCCGCAAGCTGCAGCGAGCCAGCGAGACCCCGCTGCTGCTCGCGGTCGACGGCGAGCTCGTCGGTCTGGTGTCGCTGCGCGACACGATCCGCCCCGAGGTCGGCGACGTGCTGGTCAAGCTCCGTGCCGACGGTGTCCGGCGGATCGTCATGCTGACCGGCGACCACCCACGCACCGCACAGGCAGTGGCCGGACAGCTGGGCATCGACGAGTACCGCGCGCAGGTGATGCCCGAGGACAAGCAGGACGTCGTGCGGGCGCTGCAGGCCGAGGGCCACACGGTCGCCATGGTCGGCGACGGCACCAACGACGCCCCGGCACTCGCACTGGCCGACATCGGGATCGCCATGGGCGCCGCCGGGACCGACGTGGCGGTCGAGACCGCCGATGTCGCGCTGGCCGCCGACGACCTGAACGCCCTGCTCGACCTGCGTGACCTCGGCCGACGCTCGATCACCCTGATCCGGCAGAACTACGGCATGTCCATCGCCGTGAACGCCGCCGGGCTACTGGTCTCCGCCGTCGGAGCGATGTCGCCCGTGGTCGCGGCGATCCTGCACAACGCGTCCAGTGTCGCCGTGGTCGGGAACAGCTCACGACTGATCCGCTACCGGATCCCCACGAACATGTCGACATCACTCACCGAAGGACCCCTGCCCGGATCAGTGAGGGCCACCGTCAGGACGCCAGCGGATCGGGTGTGA
- the ykgO gene encoding type B 50S ribosomal protein L36 — protein MKVRTSLRSLKNKPGAQVIRRHGKVYVINKKNPRNKARQG, from the coding sequence ATGAAGGTGCGCACGTCGCTTCGTTCCCTGAAGAACAAGCCGGGAGCACAGGTGATCCGTCGTCACGGAAAGGTCTACGTGATCAACAAGAAGAACCCGCGGAACAAGGCCCGGCAGGGGTGA
- a CDS encoding DUF305 domain-containing protein, with protein sequence MIHVGRAAAASVLALGLAGITACAPGQPAPPQTPPPPSAASAPAQPATAVSPEHNQADVQFVKMMVPHHQQALRMAEIVLAKPDLNPQVRRMTEKIQREQGPEIEKMQSWLAAWNAGPAMSLEQAQGMQGLLSPAPRTSSSGPGTGGENTLSRSGVAATSRRCT encoded by the coding sequence ATGATCCACGTTGGTCGTGCCGCGGCTGCGTCCGTCCTCGCCCTGGGGTTAGCAGGTATCACGGCCTGCGCCCCGGGCCAGCCCGCACCGCCGCAGACCCCGCCACCACCGTCGGCCGCCAGTGCGCCCGCCCAGCCCGCCACCGCGGTGAGTCCGGAGCACAACCAGGCTGATGTGCAGTTCGTGAAGATGATGGTTCCGCACCACCAGCAAGCGCTGCGCATGGCCGAGATCGTGCTGGCCAAGCCGGACCTCAACCCGCAGGTGCGCCGGATGACCGAGAAGATCCAACGCGAGCAGGGCCCGGAGATCGAGAAGATGCAATCCTGGCTGGCCGCCTGGAACGCCGGCCCGGCGATGTCGCTGGAGCAAGCACAGGGCATGCAGGGACTGCTCTCCCCCGCGCCCCGGACCTCGAGTTCGGGGCCGGGAACCGGTGGAGAGAACACGCTGTCGCGGTCCGGTGTGGCCGCCACCTCGAGGAGATGCACATGA